One Chryseobacterium indoltheticum DNA segment encodes these proteins:
- a CDS encoding NUDIX hydrolase: MKTDHNKNIETLKELIDSKDLIPNVSVDCTIFGFHDNILKVLLLKYHDLNLYSLPGGFVFIDEDLREAADRVLYERTHLKGLFLEQFHTFGRLDRTHNNVHKTLINNKGLDVPKDHWILQRFITVGYCSLIDFTMANTFPDAFNESCAWFEVNKLPQMAFDHDRVIAEGLEYLRKNIDTQVAASNLLPEKFTMKDLQSLYETILGEKFRRNNFQRKILSTNSLERMEKLFDGSANKAPYLYKFIKK; the protein is encoded by the coding sequence ATGAAAACTGATCACAATAAAAACATAGAAACATTAAAAGAACTTATTGATAGTAAAGACCTTATACCCAATGTATCGGTAGATTGCACTATTTTTGGGTTTCATGATAATATCCTGAAAGTCTTATTATTAAAGTACCACGACCTCAATTTGTATTCACTTCCCGGTGGTTTTGTTTTTATTGATGAAGATTTAAGAGAAGCTGCAGATCGTGTTTTGTATGAAAGAACACATCTTAAAGGGCTGTTTTTAGAACAGTTTCATACTTTCGGAAGACTAGATAGAACACACAATAATGTTCACAAAACATTGATCAATAACAAAGGTCTTGACGTTCCTAAAGATCACTGGATTTTACAGAGATTTATCACAGTTGGATACTGCAGTCTGATAGATTTTACAATGGCCAATACTTTTCCGGATGCTTTTAATGAATCTTGTGCATGGTTTGAAGTAAATAAACTTCCACAAATGGCTTTTGATCACGACAGGGTTATTGCCGAAGGATTAGAATATTTGCGAAAGAATATTGATACTCAGGTTGCTGCAAGTAATTTATTGCCCGAAAAATTTACAATGAAAGATTTGCAGTCGTTGTATGAAACAATTTTAGGTGAAAAATTCAGACGAAATAATTTTCAGCGCAAAATATTAAGTACCAATTCTTTAGAAAGAATGGAGAAGTTATTTGATGGTTCTGCAAATAAAGCACCTTATCTCTATAAGTTTATTAAAAAGTAG